From the genome of Helicobacter colisuis, one region includes:
- a CDS encoding DUF5666 domain-containing protein, with the protein MKTLKLFGTLALAALFSTSAMADFDFDVQGQISAVDDKNKTITLAGPSGQLVIKVLPYTEIKGDDCGPFGQDIYGSFKDLTPGKYVKVEAVPYGGYNAYSANNAQAINPATGLPKDGQLTAKEIEWNCMPRAY; encoded by the coding sequence ATGAAAACTTTAAAATTATTTGGAACTTTAGCTTTAGCAGCATTATTTTCAACTTCAGCAATGGCAGATTTTGACTTTGATGTGCAAGGACAAATTTCAGCTGTAGATGATAAAAATAAAACTATTACTTTAGCAGGACCAAGTGGACAATTAGTGATTAAAGTTTTACCTTACACAGAAATTAAGGGTGATGATTGCGGTCCATTTGGACAAGATATCTATGGAAGTTTTAAGGATTTAACTCCAGGTAAATATGTTAAAGTAGAAGCAGTGCCTTATGGTGGATATAATGCTTATAGTGCTAATAATGCTCAAGCAATCAATCCTGCAACAGGGTTACCAAAAGATGGGCAACTCACTGCAAAAGAGATTGAATGGAATTGTATGCCTAGGGCGTATTAA
- the rlmN gene encoding 23S rRNA (adenine(2503)-C(2))-methyltransferase RlmN, with protein MDKQNIFGFTLDSLSDSLKDFPKFRAKQIYHWLYVHYENDFNQMENLPKNLREFLKENFTSNAVEIARKEQSSDGSVKYLFKTADNLTYEAVFLKMKEDKFTLCLSSQVGCKVGCSFCLTAKGGFVRNLSAGEMVYQVFAIKKDQNIPNNKAVNIVYMGMGEPLDNLENVTKCIQILSELDGLSISRRRQTISTSGIAPKIKKLGALDLGVQLAISLHAVDDELRTKLMPINKAYNIQNIIDEVAAFPIDSRKRVMFEYLMIDGINDSLECAKKLVALLNKIKAKVNLIYFNPHEGSPYKRPSKEKVEAFREFLLKKGLLCTIRESKGLDISAACGQLREKEIANA; from the coding sequence ATGGATAAACAAAATATCTTTGGATTCACGCTAGATTCTTTAAGTGATTCTCTAAAAGATTTTCCAAAATTCCGAGCCAAACAAATCTACCATTGGCTTTATGTTCATTATGAAAATGATTTTAATCAAATGGAAAATCTCCCAAAAAATTTGCGTGAATTTTTAAAAGAAAATTTTACAAGCAATGCAGTAGAAATCGCAAGAAAAGAACAAAGTAGCGATGGTAGTGTGAAATATCTTTTTAAAACCGCTGATAATCTCACTTATGAAGCTGTTTTTTTAAAAATGAAAGAAGATAAATTTACACTTTGTCTTTCATCTCAAGTGGGTTGCAAAGTGGGTTGTAGTTTCTGTCTTACGGCTAAAGGTGGATTTGTAAGGAACCTTAGTGCAGGAGAAATGGTGTATCAAGTTTTTGCTATCAAAAAAGATCAAAATATCCCAAATAATAAGGCTGTAAATATAGTGTATATGGGAATGGGCGAACCACTTGATAATTTAGAAAATGTTACAAAATGTATTCAAATCTTATCAGAACTTGATGGATTAAGCATTTCTCGCAGAAGGCAAACTATCTCTACAAGTGGAATTGCACCTAAAATCAAAAAACTTGGAGCATTAGATTTAGGAGTGCAGCTAGCCATATCACTCCATGCAGTTGATGATGAACTCCGCACGAAATTAATGCCTATTAACAAAGCCTATAATATTCAAAATATTATTGATGAAGTGGCAGCTTTTCCTATTGATTCACGCAAAAGAGTAATGTTTGAATATCTAATGATTGATGGAATCAATGATAGTTTAGAATGTGCTAAAAAACTTGTAGCACTTCTTAATAAAATCAAAGCTAAAGTCAATCTCATTTATTTTAATCCTCACGAAGGAAGTCCTTACAAACGACCAAGTAAAGAAAAAGTTGAAGCTTTTAGAGAATTTTTACTCAAAAAAGGACTTTTATGCACGATTCGTGAATCTAAAGGCTTAGATATTAGCGCTGCTTGCGGACAATTAAGAGAAAAGGAAATTGCAAATGCCTAG
- the plsY gene encoding glycerol-3-phosphate 1-O-acyltransferase PlsY: protein MVIIAGIIDFFTSLNGFFYLLAYLVGGIPFGLIYGKIFGGVNIRETGSGSIGATNVLRTLKEINPKIAKKVAILTMISDALKGALVILIAKFFNLTYEAQWMIAFLAVVGHCFSPFLKFEGGKGVATGVGVVAVFLPIEAILGLVVWGLVGKILKISSLASLIGVLFVGIMSFVLHPEIPHIHTHAPLILIMFIIFYKHIPNIIRLFQRKEQKIL, encoded by the coding sequence ATGGTGATAATAGCAGGAATAATTGATTTTTTTACAAGTCTTAATGGATTTTTTTATTTGTTAGCTTATTTAGTCGGTGGAATCCCCTTTGGATTAATTTATGGTAAAATTTTTGGTGGTGTTAATATCCGAGAAACTGGAAGTGGCAGTATTGGTGCAACAAATGTTTTGAGAACTTTAAAAGAAATAAATCCAAAAATTGCAAAAAAAGTAGCGATTTTAACAATGATAAGTGATGCTCTAAAAGGAGCTTTAGTTATTTTAATAGCAAAGTTTTTTAACCTTACTTATGAAGCTCAATGGATGATAGCCTTTTTGGCAGTAGTTGGGCATTGTTTTAGTCCTTTTTTAAAGTTTGAAGGAGGTAAGGGAGTAGCTACAGGAGTGGGCGTTGTTGCAGTATTTTTACCCATTGAAGCGATTTTAGGTTTAGTTGTTTGGGGATTAGTTGGAAAGATTCTAAAAATCTCTTCTTTAGCCTCTTTAATTGGTGTTTTATTTGTTGGAATAATGTCTTTTGTTTTGCATCCAGAAATTCCACATATTCACACACACGCACCTCTTATTTTGATTATGTTTATTATTTTTTATAAACATATACCTAATATTATTCGCTTATTTCAAAGAAAAGAGCAAAAAATTCTTTAA
- the dnaA gene encoding chromosomal replication initiator protein DnaA gives MHPVLLQLKKEITPFEFDNYITQLNFNEKYSRDDRIIFNAPNNIIASWIKTKYSSKIAQLFEKQSGYKPEIIIEVFNPNKRKESKNNIKKIQNATNLNPSLTFNSFIVGNSNSFAFNVAKAVAQNQSTIYNPLVIYGNTGLGKTHLLNAIGNANANVGKSVIYTTSEQFLNDYLLHIRNNTMDRFREKYRACDYLLIDDIQFLSGKNQIQEEFFHTFNELKKNDKQIVLTSDRPPKDMNGLEERLKTRFTSGLLADIQPPELETKINIINAKCELDGIHLSPKIIDFIAANINDNIREIEGVLVKLNFSINVTNIQEITIDFVRDILKEYIKESKENINMDRIIENVAKYYNIKPSEIRSKSRSKNIVTARKIVIYLARTLTPNSMLSLADYFDMKDHSTVSKAMKSIQEEINKNPNFKTIIEELKNKIK, from the coding sequence TTGCATCCTGTTTTATTACAACTAAAAAAAGAAATTACGCCTTTTGAATTTGATAATTATATTACTCAACTTAATTTCAATGAAAAATATTCTCGTGATGATAGAATCATCTTTAATGCCCCAAATAATATCATTGCAAGCTGGATTAAAACAAAATATTCTAGTAAAATTGCCCAACTTTTTGAAAAACAAAGTGGTTATAAACCCGAAATTATTATTGAAGTTTTTAATCCTAATAAAAGAAAAGAAAGTAAAAATAATATAAAAAAAATCCAAAATGCCACTAATCTCAATCCTTCTTTAACTTTTAATTCTTTTATTGTTGGAAATTCTAATAGTTTTGCTTTTAATGTCGCAAAAGCTGTGGCACAAAATCAAAGCACAATTTATAATCCCTTAGTGATCTATGGTAACACTGGACTAGGTAAAACGCATTTACTCAATGCCATTGGAAATGCAAATGCTAATGTTGGAAAATCTGTAATTTATACTACTAGTGAACAATTTTTAAATGATTATTTACTTCACATACGCAACAATACTATGGATAGATTCCGAGAAAAATATCGCGCTTGTGATTATTTACTTATTGATGATATACAATTTTTAAGTGGTAAAAACCAAATCCAAGAAGAATTTTTTCACACCTTTAATGAACTCAAAAAAAATGACAAACAAATTGTGCTAACTTCTGATAGACCACCAAAAGATATGAATGGATTAGAAGAGAGATTAAAAACACGATTCACTTCAGGGCTTTTAGCAGACATTCAACCTCCAGAGTTAGAAACAAAAATCAATATTATTAATGCCAAATGTGAATTAGATGGGATTCACCTAAGCCCAAAAATCATTGACTTTATTGCTGCAAATATTAATGATAATATCCGTGAAATTGAAGGGGTTTTGGTTAAACTTAACTTTTCAATTAATGTAACAAATATTCAAGAAATAACCATTGATTTTGTAAGAGATATTCTCAAAGAATATATTAAAGAATCAAAAGAAAATATTAATATGGATAGAATCATAGAAAATGTCGCAAAATACTACAATATCAAACCTTCAGAAATTCGCAGTAAAAGTCGCTCCAAAAATATCGTAACAGCTAGAAAAATCGTTATCTATTTAGCACGCACACTTACTCCAAATTCTATGCTTTCTTTAGCAGATTATTTTGATATGAAAGATCACAGCACTGTTAGTAAAGCAATGAAAAGTATCCAAGAAGAAATCAACAAGAATCCAAACTTCAAAACCATCATTGAAGAGCTAAAAAACAAAATCAAATAA
- the thyX gene encoding FAD-dependent thymidylate synthase, producing MNITLLSYTNLNICSQAIRTCWQSFDKSDNGGEKDRELIDRVGNKYKHSSTLEHLSYTFYVQGISRACLQELARHRMASLSVKSSRYTLKELKVEESFLPIDETNLQRAEKFLVFTENFQVNESSIKALENLRILLKDNISNDLAKFAMPESYKTELTWSINARSLQNFLHLRSSKSALWEIRNLALEVYNHIPEEHKFIFESIYKNKGEL from the coding sequence ATGAATATTACTTTATTAAGCTATACTAATTTAAACATTTGCTCTCAAGCGATTCGAACTTGTTGGCAAAGCTTTGATAAAAGTGATAATGGTGGTGAAAAAGATAGAGAACTCATTGATAGAGTAGGGAATAAATATAAACATTCTAGCACTTTAGAACACCTTAGTTATACTTTTTATGTTCAAGGTATTTCAAGAGCTTGTCTTCAAGAGTTAGCTAGACATAGAATGGCTTCTTTAAGTGTTAAGAGTAGTCGATATACATTAAAGGAATTAAAAGTAGAGGAAAGCTTTCTTCCTATAGATGAAACAAATTTACAAAGAGCAGAGAAATTTTTAGTTTTTACAGAAAATTTTCAAGTAAATGAATCTTCTATTAAAGCATTAGAAAATCTTAGGATTCTTTTAAAAGATAATATCAGTAATGATTTGGCAAAATTTGCAATGCCTGAATCTTACAAAACTGAATTAACTTGGAGTATTAATGCTAGAAGTTTGCAAAATTTCTTGCATTTAAGAAGTTCTAAAAGTGCATTATGGGAGATTAGGAATCTTGCTTTGGAAGTTTATAATCATATTCCTGAAGAACACAAGTTTATTTTTGAATCAATTTATAAAAACAAAGGAGAATTATGA
- a CDS encoding purine-nucleoside phosphorylase, giving the protein MICCAGKIESFSFAKSIGVGLIESAMNLTQLIFYEKPNEIVFVGTCGCYDDSKPLLEIFESQSATNIELSFLQQDSYTPLDNCISLENVSHETLKNIVNSSNYITTNSSLAQKLTKLGILYENMEFFSVLQVAKHYEIPALGIFCSTNHIHKESQKEFFSNHKKAMQNLEDYIRTRKNG; this is encoded by the coding sequence ATGATTTGCTGTGCTGGAAAAATTGAAAGTTTTTCTTTTGCTAAAAGTATTGGGGTTGGTCTCATAGAAAGTGCAATGAATCTCACACAACTTATTTTTTATGAAAAACCAAATGAAATAGTTTTTGTAGGAACTTGTGGATGTTATGATGATTCCAAACCCTTATTAGAAATCTTTGAATCACAAAGTGCGACTAATATTGAGCTTTCTTTTTTGCAGCAAGATTCTTATACTCCCTTAGATAATTGTATTTCTTTAGAAAATGTTTCACATGAAACATTAAAAAATATTGTTAATTCCAGTAATTATATTACGACTAATTCTAGTCTTGCGCAAAAACTAACAAAACTTGGAATCTTATACGAAAATATGGAATTTTTTAGTGTATTGCAAGTTGCAAAACATTATGAAATACCCGCTTTAGGAATCTTTTGTAGCACAAATCATATTCACAAAGAAAGTCAAAAAGAATTTTTTTCTAACCATAAAAAAGCGATGCAAAATTTAGAAGATTATATTAGGACAAGAAAAAATGGATAA
- a CDS encoding epoxyqueuosine reductase QueH, whose amino-acid sequence MSQIPHNFSNQKTTLVHICCSVDSHHFLTQLQKLYPQKQFCGFFYNPNIHPYEEYLMRLNDVKRSCEMLKIPLIEGEYDLDSWLCGTRGLEDEPEKGERCSYCFDYRLERTAQIAKETHCVEFTTTLLASPMKSQNELFSQGEIMAKKHSLDFLPIDVRGNGGTKIQNELAKEANLYRQNYCGCLFALTKQREKAQKIPLELVSALNLPKDSRNLPLLRLRNFQIRESLENNNKPYNIIKRKVQKYCLLKGILTQDSKTIPSFICNHSIINKPTKAKIVFWKDGIGYASKEGILFLEFEKFKEFIQQDNFESLLKNGLDESYQLSLRQKIYPQGFLTSPILIIKEKITGEFNLEIQFVLQEEIIEDFID is encoded by the coding sequence ATGTCTCAAATTCCCCACAATTTTTCAAATCAAAAGACTACTTTAGTGCATATTTGTTGCAGCGTGGATAGTCATCATTTTCTAACCCAACTTCAAAAACTCTACCCACAAAAACAATTTTGTGGCTTTTTTTATAATCCTAATATTCATCCCTATGAAGAATATCTTATGCGTCTTAATGATGTCAAAAGAAGCTGTGAAATGTTAAAAATTCCATTAATTGAAGGGGAATATGATTTAGATTCGTGGCTTTGTGGCACAAGAGGATTAGAAGATGAGCCAGAAAAAGGTGAACGATGTTCATATTGCTTTGATTATCGTTTAGAGAGAACAGCACAAATTGCAAAAGAAACGCATTGTGTGGAATTCACTACTACTCTACTTGCAAGTCCTATGAAATCTCAAAATGAACTCTTTTCACAAGGTGAAATAATGGCGAAAAAACATTCACTTGATTTTCTACCCATTGATGTGAGAGGAAATGGCGGAACTAAAATTCAAAATGAACTTGCCAAAGAAGCTAATCTTTACCGCCAAAATTATTGTGGTTGCCTCTTTGCACTCACTAAGCAACGAGAAAAAGCTCAAAAGATTCCATTAGAGCTTGTTTCTGCACTCAATCTCCCAAAAGATTCTAGAAATCTTCCTCTTTTGCGCCTAAGAAATTTTCAAATACGAGAATCTTTAGAAAATAATAATAAACCCTATAACATTATCAAAAGAAAAGTTCAAAAATATTGTCTTCTTAAAGGAATCTTAACCCAAGATTCAAAAACTATTCCTAGCTTTATTTGTAATCACTCTATAATTAATAAACCCACAAAAGCAAAAATTGTATTTTGGAAAGATGGAATTGGCTATGCTTCAAAAGAAGGAATTTTATTTTTAGAATTTGAAAAATTTAAAGAATTTATTCAACAAGATAATTTTGAATCGCTCCTAAAAAATGGTTTAGATGAATCCTATCAATTATCCCTACGACAAAAAATATATCCACAAGGATTTTTAACTTCCCCTATTCTTATTATCAAAGAAAAAATTACTGGGGAATTTAATTTAGAAATTCAATTTGTTTTACAAGAAGAAATTATAGAAGATTTTATAGATTAG
- a CDS encoding DsbA family protein — translation MKIFKLWLIGICLFSLQALANDLKENVDYIVLKKPISNMQNKVIEIFNIGCPHCAYYNTNFVPNLLEFLPENVEFLPYHVAAAIPIHEETSNILVVALTKDKEKGLELKDNDSMYKKVLNHYFNAIHKERKNWSNRQEFLKEGLEILGISEIEYKETLKTKNSKEALKQWQSMLEYTEIQGVPSFVINGKYMILSSGIKGVEDFIYKVDYLLTK, via the coding sequence ATGAAAATTTTTAAACTTTGGTTGATTGGAATTTGTTTGTTTAGTTTGCAAGCTTTGGCAAATGATTTAAAAGAAAATGTGGATTATATTGTTTTAAAAAAACCCATTTCTAATATGCAAAATAAGGTGATTGAAATTTTTAATATCGGTTGTCCGCATTGTGCATACTATAATACAAATTTTGTCCCTAATCTTTTAGAATTTTTACCAGAAAATGTAGAGTTTTTACCTTATCATGTGGCAGCTGCGATTCCAATTCATGAAGAAACTTCTAATATTTTAGTTGTGGCATTGACAAAAGATAAGGAAAAAGGTTTAGAATTAAAAGACAATGATTCTATGTATAAAAAAGTATTAAATCATTATTTTAATGCCATCCATAAAGAAAGGAAAAATTGGTCAAATAGACAAGAATTTTTAAAAGAGGGTTTAGAAATACTAGGAATTTCTGAAATAGAATATAAAGAGACTTTAAAAACTAAAAATTCTAAAGAAGCTTTAAAGCAATGGCAAAGTATGTTAGAATATACAGAGATTCAAGGAGTTCCAAGTTTTGTTATCAATGGAAAATATATGATTTTATCTAGTGGGATAAAGGGCGTGGAAGATTTTATTTATAAAGTTGATTATTTACTTACAAAATAA
- the gyrB gene encoding DNA topoisomerase (ATP-hydrolyzing) subunit B: MENKQYSGSSIKVLKGLEAVRKRPGMYIGDTNTNGLHHLIYEVVDNSIDEAMAGYCNEISIILTKQGSAIIKDNGRGIPVDIHPTENIPAATVVLTVLHAGGKFDQDSYKVSGGLHGVGISVVNALSKSLQMTIHKNGKIYRQNFAQGIPQDELNIIGECKDNGTIIEFIPDDSIFEITEFQREILSKRFKELAYLNKQVTIYFKDERDGFNEIYHFEGGLNQFVSDLNKKPLISTIINFEGTENDVEIQIALAYNEGFEEKVLSFVNNIRTIDGGTHESGFRMGLTRVITNYIEANANAREKDSKITGEDIREGLVAIVSVKVIDPQFEGQTKGKLGSAFVRPVVQKLTYEKLAKFFEENPNEAKAIMQKALLAARGREAAKKARELTRKKETFSVGTLPGKLADCQSKDPSISEIYLVEGDSAGGSAKQGRDRVYQAILPLRGKILNVEKSRLDKILKSEEIKNLITALGCGIGEDFDITKIRYNKIIIMTDADVDGSHIQTLLMTFFFRYLRSIIESGYLYIAQPPLYRFKKGKKEIYLKDEKALSEYLIENGIENFEFQGIGTKDLMEFFKIVAHYRSTLNELEKRFQLIEIVRYLIENPDLIGMQNQDLYVKIKEKIQSLNFNILNEVIEEQRIHLYVQTDSGLVDIKIDEDLFTHPLFEEAHFVFSKLKERDLGFLNGSDPLEMLEKIEESSKKGADIQRYKGLGEMNPEQLWETTMTPENRRLIRVEIKDIEEASEVFSLFMGDEVEPRREYIQAHAKDVKHLDV, translated from the coding sequence ATGGAAAACAAACAATATTCAGGTAGCAGTATTAAAGTTTTAAAAGGCTTAGAAGCCGTTAGAAAACGCCCAGGAATGTATATTGGCGACACTAATACAAATGGTTTGCATCATTTAATTTATGAAGTAGTTGATAACTCTATTGATGAGGCTATGGCGGGGTATTGTAATGAAATTTCTATTATTTTAACAAAACAAGGCAGTGCGATTATTAAAGATAATGGTCGTGGAATCCCAGTAGATATTCACCCTACAGAAAATATTCCTGCTGCAACTGTTGTTTTAACTGTGCTTCACGCTGGTGGAAAGTTTGATCAAGATTCTTATAAAGTTTCAGGTGGTTTGCATGGAGTTGGTATTTCTGTTGTTAATGCTCTCTCTAAATCCCTTCAAATGACAATTCATAAAAATGGAAAAATTTATCGCCAAAACTTCGCTCAAGGAATTCCTCAAGATGAATTAAATATCATTGGAGAATGCAAAGATAATGGAACAATTATTGAATTTATTCCAGATGATAGCATTTTTGAAATCACAGAATTTCAAAGAGAAATCTTATCAAAACGCTTTAAAGAACTTGCCTATTTAAACAAACAAGTTACGATTTACTTTAAAGATGAGCGCGATGGGTTTAATGAAATTTATCATTTTGAAGGTGGTTTAAATCAATTTGTGAGTGATTTAAATAAAAAACCATTAATCTCAACAATTATTAATTTTGAAGGCACTGAAAACGATGTAGAAATACAAATTGCCCTAGCCTATAATGAAGGTTTTGAAGAAAAGGTTTTAAGCTTTGTTAATAATATTCGGACTATTGATGGGGGAACTCACGAATCAGGCTTTAGAATGGGATTAACTAGGGTAATTACTAATTATATTGAAGCTAATGCTAATGCAAGAGAAAAAGATTCTAAAATCACAGGAGAAGATATTAGAGAAGGCTTAGTAGCCATTGTTTCTGTTAAAGTTATTGATCCACAATTTGAAGGACAAACAAAAGGTAAATTAGGAAGTGCTTTTGTTCGTCCAGTTGTCCAAAAACTCACTTATGAAAAACTTGCTAAATTTTTTGAAGAAAATCCTAATGAAGCTAAAGCAATTATGCAAAAAGCTCTATTAGCAGCAAGAGGAAGAGAAGCAGCTAAAAAGGCACGAGAATTAACACGTAAGAAAGAAACCTTTAGCGTTGGAACATTACCTGGTAAGCTTGCTGATTGTCAAAGTAAAGATCCAAGCATTTCAGAAATTTACCTTGTGGAGGGTGATTCAGCTGGAGGTAGTGCTAAACAAGGGCGTGATAGGGTTTATCAAGCGATTTTACCTTTAAGGGGTAAAATTTTAAATGTTGAAAAAAGCCGTTTAGATAAGATTTTAAAAAGTGAAGAAATTAAGAATCTTATCACTGCTCTTGGCTGTGGAATCGGAGAAGATTTTGATATTACTAAAATTCGTTATAACAAAATTATTATTATGACAGATGCGGATGTAGATGGTAGTCATATTCAAACTCTCTTAATGACTTTTTTCTTTCGTTATTTGCGTAGTATTATTGAATCAGGTTATTTATATATTGCACAACCTCCACTTTATCGCTTTAAAAAAGGAAAAAAAGAAATTTATCTTAAAGATGAAAAGGCTTTAAGTGAATATTTAATTGAAAATGGAATTGAAAATTTTGAATTTCAAGGCATTGGAACAAAAGATTTAATGGAATTTTTTAAAATTGTGGCTCATTATCGTTCTACTTTAAATGAATTAGAAAAGCGATTCCAACTTATTGAAATTGTGCGTTATTTGATTGAAAATCCTGATTTAATTGGTATGCAAAATCAAGATTTATATGTAAAAATTAAGGAGAAAATTCAAAGCTTAAATTTTAATATTTTAAATGAAGTGATTGAAGAGCAAAGGATTCACCTTTATGTGCAAACAGATTCTGGATTAGTGGATATTAAGATTGATGAAGATTTATTTACTCATCCACTCTTTGAAGAAGCTCATTTTGTATTCAGTAAATTAAAAGAAAGAGATTTAGGATTTTTAAATGGTAGCGATCCTTTAGAAATGCTAGAAAAAATAGAAGAAAGTAGCAAAAAAGGTGCGGATATCCAAAGGTATAAAGGTTTAGGAGAAATGAATCCAGAACAACTTTGGGAAACAACAATGACACCAGAAAATCGTCGTTTGATTCGTGTAGAAATTAAAGATATTGAAGAAGCAAGTGAAGTCTTTTCTCTTTTTATGGGTGATGAGGTAGAGCCAAGGCGTGAATATATCCAAGCACACGCAAAAGATGTTAAGCATTTAGATGTTTAA
- the dnaN gene encoding DNA polymerase III subunit beta, translating to MNIIIQNSVLDNIFTALQPFLDKKDSSQITSHIYLETKENQLICKATDFEMGLCSTTNSLTINEQGIATVNGKQILDIIKRLKEGEINLYTNNENLHIKQNKSSFKLPMFNAQEFPSFPEYETLPKLEINSLELINSMKKIFPVIDTNNQKRELNGALLDIKEYSYNFVATDTKRLAMVKFENPSGNNLALIFPKKAITEIQRLFFDHIELFYNEKNVVIKSQNYVFFSHLINGKFPDYEKILPKEIQTKLTIPKTKIIEGIKVINSVTNDVKITFRPSEILFESLSQDNSEAQTQIEIDLPITEEIEIGINSRHVLDFLSQVETTDFIWGLNGKNAPFILKSENFSTVVMPIIL from the coding sequence ATGAACATCATCATTCAAAATAGTGTCTTAGATAATATCTTTACTGCTCTACAACCTTTCTTAGATAAAAAAGATTCTAGTCAAATCACTTCTCATATCTATTTAGAAACAAAAGAAAATCAATTAATCTGCAAAGCAACTGATTTTGAAATGGGATTATGTTCAACTACAAATTCTCTAACAATTAATGAACAAGGAATCGCCACAGTCAATGGAAAACAAATTCTAGACATTATTAAAAGATTAAAAGAAGGTGAGATTAATCTTTACACAAATAATGAAAATCTCCATATTAAACAAAATAAAAGCTCTTTTAAACTTCCAATGTTTAATGCACAAGAATTTCCTAGTTTTCCAGAATATGAAACTCTGCCTAAACTAGAAATTAATTCCTTAGAACTCATTAATTCAATGAAAAAAATATTTCCTGTTATTGATACAAATAATCAAAAACGAGAACTTAATGGTGCATTATTAGATATTAAAGAATATTCTTATAACTTTGTTGCAACAGATACTAAACGCCTTGCAATGGTTAAATTTGAGAATCCATCAGGAAATAATCTTGCCCTAATTTTTCCCAAAAAAGCAATTACGGAAATTCAAAGATTGTTTTTTGATCATATTGAACTTTTCTATAATGAAAAAAATGTTGTCATTAAATCTCAAAATTATGTCTTTTTCTCTCATCTTATTAATGGAAAATTCCCAGATTATGAGAAAATTTTACCAAAAGAGATTCAAACTAAACTAACTATTCCAAAAACAAAAATTATTGAAGGAATCAAAGTTATCAATTCTGTTACTAATGATGTTAAAATTACTTTTAGACCTAGTGAGATTCTATTTGAATCTTTAAGTCAAGATAATTCTGAAGCACAAACACAAATTGAAATAGATTTACCTATCACAGAGGAAATTGAAATAGGAATCAATTCACGACATGTTTTAGACTTTTTAAGTCAAGTTGAAACAACAGATTTTATCTGGGGACTAAATGGAAAAAATGCACCTTTTATTTTAAAAAGTGAAAATTTCTCCACAGTCGTGATGCCAATTATTCTTTAA
- the ruvC gene encoding crossover junction endodeoxyribonuclease RuvC gives MNILGIDPGSRNCGYAIIQINKQSLILLEAGLIKIKERILQHQILEFVEGIDLVLKNHQIDSVAIEDIFYAYNPKTVIKLAQFRGALSLKILQELGNFTEYTPLQVKKALTGNGKAQKEQVAFMVKRILGIKGEIKPLDITDAIAIAITHAQRLKLQHKE, from the coding sequence TTGAATATTTTAGGGATTGATCCAGGAAGTCGAAATTGCGGGTATGCCATTATTCAAATAAATAAACAATCATTAATTTTATTAGAAGCAGGGTTAATAAAAATTAAAGAAAGAATTTTACAGCACCAAATTTTAGAATTTGTAGAGGGAATTGATTTGGTTTTAAAAAATCATCAGATTGATTCTGTGGCTATTGAAGATATTTTTTATGCTTATAATCCCAAAACAGTGATAAAGTTGGCTCAATTTCGTGGGGCTTTGAGTTTGAAAATTTTACAAGAGTTAGGTAATTTTACAGAATACACACCTTTGCAAGTTAAAAAGGCATTAACAGGAAATGGAAAAGCACAAAAAGAACAGGTTGCTTTTATGGTGAAGCGAATTTTAGGAATCAAGGGCGAAATTAAACCTTTAGATATTACTGATGCCATTGCTATTGCCATAACTCACGCCCAAAGGCTAAAGTTACAACATAAGGAATAA
- a CDS encoding RNA-binding S4 domain-containing protein, translating into MRIDKFLNAVNITKRRTIAQDMIENGVVKIAGISVKASRDVKVGDIIEIAFLEKSRFFEVLQIPTQKTIKKDESHLYYKEIIK; encoded by the coding sequence ATGAGAATCGATAAATTCCTAAATGCTGTTAATATTACAAAAAGACGCACTATTGCTCAAGATATGATTGAAAATGGAGTTGTCAAAATCGCTGGAATTAGCGTCAAAGCAAGTCGAGATGTGAAAGTGGGAGATATTATTGAAATTGCCTTTTTAGAAAAATCAAGATTCTTTGAAGTTTTACAGATTCCCACTCAAAAAACAATCAAAAAAGATGAATCTCATTTGTATTATAAAGAAATTATTAAATAA